A genomic segment from Lignipirellula cremea encodes:
- a CDS encoding glycosyltransferase family 4 protein produces the protein MVNSDSTRIAFVGDYLPRKCGIATFTHDLSKAVAAGAECLVVAVDDTEAGYDYPPEVSFQIAEQDLSSYRRAADFLNFSNVDAVSLQHEFGIYGGQSGSHILAFLRDLRIPVVTTLHTVLKDPDASQRRVFDQLAGLSARLVVMTERSREMLRTIYQVPDEKIDLIAHGIPDVPFPDPAVCKDQFGVEGKRVGLTFGLLSPNKGVEHVLQALPAVIREAPDFVYLILGATHPTLTRSEGEKYRISLERMAKELGVQKHVIFYNRFVELEELTEFIGAADLYITPYLNPAQAVSGTLAYAFGCGQAVISTPYWHAEELLAQGRGVLVPFADSAALGQEIIALLKDDPRRNAMREQAYRLGRGMTWNHAAQAYLAAFAHAKENSAQATKPLAVRTLEETPLDLPRISLEHIWRMSDSTGLLQHACYSIPNNHEGYCTDDNARALVLTVLLEDLGKDSPQMHAAASAYAAFLNYAFDPKILRFRNFMGFDRRWLEDDGSDDSQGRAAWALGTCIGRSRRRTFQAWAMQLFHQALPACEATTSPRTWALALIGIHEYLRRLSGDRMVNQIRHSLTEKLIDVYQRTATEDWPWFEESASYNNAKLSQALILSGRWSGNKKALEIGLHSLQWLADLQRSPEGRFRPIGCNGFSRRGAPPAIYDQQPIEAHAMVSAAIEAFNAVGDKAWWELAHLAFDWFLGRNDLGQPLFDASTGGCHDGLQENRVNENQGAESTLAFLLSLAEMQLLENSMAAFQSSHPSSLNGRHESVETPGVIHAT, from the coding sequence ATGGTTAATTCCGACTCAACAAGAATCGCCTTTGTGGGCGACTACTTGCCGCGAAAATGCGGCATCGCCACGTTCACCCACGACCTGAGCAAGGCGGTGGCGGCGGGGGCCGAATGCCTGGTGGTGGCGGTCGATGATACGGAGGCTGGCTACGACTATCCGCCGGAAGTCAGCTTCCAGATCGCCGAGCAGGATCTCAGTTCCTATCGCAGGGCGGCCGATTTTCTTAACTTCAGCAATGTCGACGCAGTCTCCCTGCAGCACGAGTTTGGCATCTATGGAGGCCAAAGCGGCAGCCATATCCTGGCGTTCCTGCGAGACCTGCGCATTCCCGTGGTCACCACGCTGCATACGGTGTTAAAAGATCCCGACGCCAGTCAAAGGCGCGTCTTCGACCAGCTTGCGGGACTGTCGGCGCGACTGGTGGTGATGACGGAACGCAGCCGAGAAATGTTGCGGACGATCTACCAGGTTCCCGACGAAAAAATCGACCTGATCGCCCACGGCATTCCTGATGTCCCGTTTCCCGATCCGGCGGTCTGCAAGGATCAGTTTGGCGTCGAGGGAAAAAGGGTCGGACTGACCTTCGGTCTCTTGTCGCCCAACAAGGGGGTCGAACATGTCCTCCAGGCGTTGCCTGCGGTAATCCGTGAAGCACCTGATTTTGTCTATCTTATCCTGGGCGCGACGCATCCCACGCTGACCCGTTCCGAAGGGGAAAAGTACCGCATCAGCCTGGAGCGGATGGCGAAAGAGCTGGGCGTGCAGAAGCACGTGATCTTTTACAATCGCTTCGTCGAACTAGAGGAACTGACGGAGTTCATCGGCGCCGCGGATCTCTACATCACGCCCTATTTGAATCCGGCCCAGGCGGTCTCCGGCACGCTGGCTTATGCGTTCGGCTGCGGCCAGGCCGTGATCTCCACCCCGTACTGGCACGCCGAAGAGCTGCTGGCCCAAGGCCGGGGGGTGCTGGTTCCTTTCGCGGATTCGGCGGCGCTGGGGCAAGAGATCATCGCGCTTCTCAAAGACGATCCTCGCAGAAACGCGATGCGCGAGCAGGCGTATCGACTTGGTCGTGGAATGACCTGGAACCATGCTGCTCAGGCCTATCTGGCCGCGTTCGCCCACGCCAAGGAGAACAGCGCCCAGGCGACGAAGCCTTTGGCGGTGCGGACTTTAGAAGAAACGCCGCTTGATCTGCCGCGCATTTCTTTGGAGCATATCTGGCGGATGAGCGATTCGACCGGCCTGCTGCAGCACGCGTGCTATTCGATTCCCAACAACCATGAGGGCTATTGCACCGATGACAACGCCAGAGCGCTGGTGCTGACGGTGCTGCTGGAAGACCTGGGAAAGGACTCGCCGCAGATGCACGCAGCGGCGTCGGCTTACGCGGCCTTTCTGAACTACGCTTTTGATCCGAAGATTCTCCGCTTTCGCAACTTCATGGGCTTTGATCGACGCTGGCTGGAGGACGATGGATCCGACGACTCGCAGGGCCGGGCCGCGTGGGCGCTGGGGACCTGCATCGGCCGCTCCCGTCGCCGTACCTTTCAAGCCTGGGCAATGCAATTGTTTCACCAGGCGCTGCCGGCCTGCGAGGCGACGACCTCGCCGCGCACCTGGGCGCTCGCACTGATTGGAATTCACGAATACCTCCGCCGGCTCAGCGGCGATCGCATGGTGAATCAGATCCGCCATTCGCTGACCGAAAAACTGATCGATGTCTATCAGCGCACGGCGACTGAGGACTGGCCCTGGTTCGAAGAATCGGCTTCTTATAACAACGCCAAACTCTCCCAGGCGCTCATTCTTAGCGGTCGCTGGAGCGGGAACAAAAAGGCGCTGGAAATTGGCCTGCACTCGCTGCAGTGGCTGGCCGATCTGCAACGCTCGCCCGAGGGGCGTTTCCGACCGATCGGATGCAACGGGTTTAGCCGCCGCGGCGCCCCCCCGGCGATCTACGATCAACAGCCGATCGAAGCCCATGCGATGGTTTCCGCCGCCATCGAAGCATTCAACGCCGTCGGCGACAAGGCCTGGTGGGAACTGGCCCACCTGGCTTTCGACTGGTTCCTGGGCCGCAACGATCTGGGGCAGCCGCTGTTTGACGCAAGCACCGGCGGATGTCACGACGGCCTGCAGGAGAATCGCGTCAATGAAAATCAGGGGGCCGAATCCACCCTGGCGTTTCTGCTGTCCCTGGCGGAAATGCAGCTGCTTGAGAATTCTATGGCGGCCTTTCAGTCGTCCCATCCTTCTTCTTTAAACGGTCGCCACGAAAGTGTGGAGACTCCGGGCGTAATCCATGCAACTTGA
- a CDS encoding glycoside hydrolase family 130 protein — translation MISRLSETILLRPANLQSLRDDFEIVGVFNPGAVRVNDKTVLLVRVAEKPRERRSGWLGLPRWDAHGELATDWVPEQDWTATDARVVRRNCDGMLRLTSVSNLRVLHGSVNDWKNWTPGAVFFPTLPMEEFGVEDPRIVEMEGRFWITFVGVSRHGAMTSLASTDDMETFDRHGVIFCPENKDVVLFPQKIGGEYLALHRPNPHSHFRPPEIWFSRSPDLLHWGRHGVLFSGALESESDRVGAGAPPLLLDEGWLLIYHGSRRSRQAGEVGAYVAGALLLDRDDPTRILRRSHSPIMEPTADFERFGFVNNVVFPTAVIAQDDSLVVYYGAADTCVGVVEFSRGELLSALS, via the coding sequence ATGATTTCTCGACTTTCTGAAACGATCCTGCTGCGTCCCGCCAACCTGCAGTCGCTGCGTGACGACTTTGAGATTGTGGGCGTTTTTAACCCGGGAGCGGTCAGGGTCAACGATAAGACGGTGCTGCTGGTGCGGGTGGCCGAGAAACCTCGGGAGCGACGGTCGGGATGGCTGGGATTGCCGCGCTGGGACGCCCATGGCGAACTGGCGACGGACTGGGTTCCCGAGCAGGATTGGACGGCGACCGACGCCCGCGTCGTCCGTCGTAACTGCGACGGGATGCTGCGTTTGACGTCGGTATCGAATCTGCGCGTGCTGCACGGTTCGGTGAACGACTGGAAGAACTGGACGCCGGGGGCCGTTTTTTTCCCGACTTTACCCATGGAGGAGTTTGGCGTCGAGGATCCGCGCATTGTCGAGATGGAGGGAAGGTTCTGGATCACCTTTGTCGGCGTGTCGCGGCACGGGGCGATGACTTCCCTGGCTTCCACCGATGACATGGAAACGTTTGACCGTCACGGTGTGATCTTTTGTCCCGAGAATAAAGACGTCGTGCTGTTCCCGCAGAAGATCGGCGGCGAGTACCTGGCGCTGCACCGCCCCAATCCGCACTCGCATTTTCGTCCTCCGGAAATCTGGTTCTCGCGTTCGCCCGACTTGCTGCACTGGGGACGACACGGCGTTCTGTTTTCGGGCGCCCTGGAGTCGGAAAGCGATCGCGTTGGCGCCGGTGCTCCGCCGTTGCTGCTCGACGAAGGCTGGCTGTTGATTTATCACGGCAGCAGGCGTTCGCGTCAGGCCGGCGAGGTCGGCGCGTATGTGGCGGGCGCTTTATTGCTGGATCGCGACGATCCCACGCGGATTCTGCGCCGTTCGCACTCTCCCATCATGGAGCCGACAGCCGACTTTGAACGGTTTGGCTTTGTCAACAATGTGGTCTTTCCCACCGCGGTGATCGCCCAGGACGACTCGCTTGTCGTTTATTACGGGGCCGCGGACACCTGTGTCGGAGTGGTGGAGTTCTCCCGCGGGGAACTGCTCTCGGCGCTTTCTTGA
- a CDS encoding hybrid sensor histidine kinase/response regulator, with protein sequence MKSTQLQAEEGAFDENDRREEFLATLGHEMRNPLSALSHALEVWPNWDPQQMEQLRAIMQRQVRQLLRLSDDLVDAARISQGKLQLRNEQVGLRQLIEDACEEVKPLIERRGHTLTVHIPDEPIVVSGDQSRLLQVFANLIQNAAKFTEPKGTLSISVGTRAGMAFVKFRDNGRGIEEHLLPFIFEPYSQVKDAFYPLNDGIGIGLRLVKSVVELHGGSVSVDSDGQDCGCEFTVQLPLATLTPGEATPDVPAAGAGTTASQRILVVDDCESAAELLARMLRHCGHEVVVAVDGVTAIRCVLEERPQVVLLDIVLDGMSGLTVAERLREHKELKGLVLIALSGNSDPDSRRRALEAGFDKYLVKPTSIAELVETLAELTTAK encoded by the coding sequence TTGAAAAGCACTCAACTTCAGGCTGAAGAAGGCGCTTTCGACGAGAACGATCGTCGCGAGGAATTCCTGGCGACGCTTGGTCACGAGATGCGAAATCCGCTGAGCGCTCTCAGCCACGCTCTGGAAGTGTGGCCGAACTGGGATCCTCAACAGATGGAGCAGCTACGCGCCATCATGCAACGCCAGGTGCGGCAACTTCTGCGTCTGAGCGACGATCTGGTGGACGCGGCCCGTATTTCCCAGGGAAAACTCCAGCTCCGGAACGAGCAGGTCGGGCTGCGTCAGCTGATAGAAGACGCCTGTGAAGAAGTGAAACCGCTGATCGAAAGACGCGGTCATACTTTGACGGTGCATATTCCTGACGAGCCGATTGTGGTCAGCGGCGACCAGTCACGCCTGCTGCAGGTGTTCGCCAACCTGATCCAGAACGCCGCCAAGTTCACCGAGCCGAAGGGAACCTTGAGCATTTCCGTGGGAACCCGGGCGGGAATGGCGTTCGTAAAGTTTCGCGACAACGGACGCGGAATCGAGGAACACCTGCTGCCGTTTATTTTTGAGCCCTACTCGCAAGTGAAGGACGCATTCTATCCGCTGAACGACGGGATCGGCATCGGCCTGCGGCTGGTCAAGTCGGTGGTGGAGCTTCATGGCGGCTCGGTTTCCGTCGACAGCGACGGGCAAGACTGCGGGTGCGAGTTCACGGTGCAACTGCCGCTTGCAACGTTGACTCCCGGAGAAGCGACGCCAGACGTACCGGCGGCCGGTGCTGGAACCACGGCGTCGCAGCGGATTCTCGTTGTCGACGACTGTGAATCGGCGGCCGAACTGCTCGCTCGGATGTTGCGCCATTGCGGCCATGAAGTCGTCGTCGCCGTCGACGGAGTCACGGCGATTCGCTGCGTGCTGGAAGAGCGTCCCCAGGTGGTCCTGCTCGACATCGTCCTGGACGGCATGAGCGGTTTAACGGTCGCCGAGCGACTGCGCGAACATAAAGAGTTGAAAGGGCTTGTGCTGATTGCCCTCTCAGGAAACAGCGATCCCGACAGCCGGCGACGCGCCCTGGAAGCGGGCTTTGACAAGTATCTTGTGAAACCGACCAGTATCGCCGAACTGGTCGAGACGCTTGCGGAGCTAACGACGGCGAAGTGA
- a CDS encoding DUF2294 domain-containing protein: MNKSDPQIAQQLAEAARSLQQKNTGHAPTAVTVMLSEDTLVLTFHDALTPAEKALSQTPEGAAKVQEFHRQLFATSSAAMRQEIRRIAGREVREAMAEIETATGAVAYAFPTGAMVQVFLLAPESSDPVKDADSDAPDLPATV, from the coding sequence ATGAACAAATCCGATCCGCAAATCGCTCAGCAATTGGCCGAGGCGGCCAGATCCTTGCAGCAGAAAAACACGGGACATGCACCGACAGCGGTGACCGTCATGCTCAGCGAGGACACGCTTGTATTGACTTTCCACGACGCTTTGACGCCGGCGGAGAAGGCGCTCTCTCAAACGCCCGAGGGCGCGGCGAAGGTTCAGGAATTCCATCGTCAGTTGTTCGCCACCTCGTCCGCAGCGATGCGGCAAGAGATCAGGCGGATTGCCGGCCGCGAAGTCCGCGAAGCGATGGCCGAGATCGAAACGGCGACCGGCGCCGTGGCGTATGCCTTTCCGACCGGAGCCATGGTGCAGGTCTTCCTGCTTGCGCCCGAGTCGAGCGATCCCGTCAAAGACGCTGACAGCGACGCTCCTGACCTGCCGGCGACCGTCTGA
- a CDS encoding DUF2294 domain-containing protein, which yields MKTLGEIEAAVCQGVSQFEQEFMGRGPKDIRAHLIGDLLVIRMQGVLTAAEQHLVKTLPEEKGRDLLKQVRSQLIEVARPKLDALVEGITGIKPISLHHDISTLTGEEIVIFTLTEAPRYRDSKKK from the coding sequence ATGAAGACCTTGGGTGAGATCGAAGCGGCCGTTTGCCAGGGAGTTTCCCAGTTCGAACAGGAATTCATGGGCCGGGGACCCAAAGACATCCGGGCCCATTTGATTGGCGATCTGCTTGTGATCCGCATGCAAGGCGTCCTGACCGCCGCCGAGCAACACCTGGTAAAAACCTTGCCGGAGGAAAAAGGCCGGGACCTGCTCAAGCAGGTTCGATCACAACTCATCGAAGTTGCCCGACCAAAGTTAGACGCACTGGTCGAGGGAATCACCGGGATCAAGCCGATCAGCTTGCATCACGACATCAGTACTTTGACGGGGGAAGAGATCGTAATTTTCACCCTCACTGAAGCGCCCCGTTATCGCGACTCGAAGAAAAAGTAA
- a CDS encoding MBL fold metallo-hydrolase, with protein MLLKYFYDQALAHASYLVGCQRAKVAVVVDPGRDIDPYLEMAQREGLQLIAVAETHIHADFVSGARELADRVGAKLYVSDEGPPEWKYLFADQYDHQLVKDGDTFMIGNIKFNVLHTPGHTPESISFLLTDEGGGADQPMGIFTGDFVFVGSIGRPDLLEEAAGLANTAEPGARDLFQSAERFRQLPDYLQVWPAHGAGSACGKGLGAVPSSTVGYEKLFNPALQFTDEEKFVRYILSDQPEAPRYFAVMKRVNKEGPEILGDQGLPESQPVHELAARLESATVIDLSPSDQFAKGHVPGVLNIPTGMLAGWAGWVVDYSQPVYLIADAGQLPEAIRVLRSIGLDDVRGYFDAAKVREAGLASESYPTAKPGELASRIESGEVKLLDVRSDEEWKSSRIAQAEHHFLGRLPGNVATIESSQPVVTQCQTGGRSAIAASILQAAGLYVINMTGGLGAWTAAGLSVDSSPASPTCDAGSRQCT; from the coding sequence ATGTTGCTTAAATACTTTTACGACCAGGCTCTGGCTCACGCTTCTTACCTGGTCGGCTGCCAGCGGGCCAAGGTGGCGGTGGTGGTCGATCCCGGACGCGATATCGACCCGTACCTGGAAATGGCCCAGCGTGAAGGCCTCCAGTTGATCGCCGTCGCCGAGACGCACATTCATGCCGACTTTGTGTCGGGCGCCCGGGAGTTGGCCGATCGCGTCGGCGCCAAACTTTACGTTTCCGACGAAGGACCGCCGGAGTGGAAGTATCTGTTCGCCGACCAGTACGACCATCAACTGGTCAAGGATGGCGACACGTTCATGATCGGCAACATCAAATTCAACGTACTCCATACGCCCGGCCACACGCCGGAGAGTATTTCGTTTCTGCTGACGGATGAAGGCGGCGGCGCCGACCAGCCGATGGGGATCTTCACGGGCGACTTTGTCTTTGTCGGTTCGATCGGTCGTCCTGACCTGCTGGAAGAAGCGGCCGGCCTGGCCAACACCGCGGAGCCCGGCGCTCGCGACCTGTTCCAGTCGGCGGAGCGCTTCCGGCAGCTGCCCGACTACCTGCAGGTCTGGCCGGCCCATGGCGCGGGCAGTGCGTGCGGCAAGGGACTGGGAGCCGTTCCCTCGTCGACGGTCGGCTATGAGAAGCTGTTTAATCCGGCGTTGCAATTCACCGACGAAGAGAAGTTCGTCCGGTACATCCTGTCGGACCAGCCGGAAGCTCCCCGGTATTTCGCGGTGATGAAACGGGTCAACAAGGAAGGGCCGGAGATCCTCGGCGACCAGGGGTTGCCCGAGTCGCAGCCCGTTCACGAGCTGGCCGCCCGGCTGGAGTCGGCGACGGTGATTGATCTTTCGCCTTCCGATCAGTTCGCCAAAGGTCACGTACCGGGGGTGCTCAACATCCCCACCGGCATGCTCGCCGGCTGGGCGGGCTGGGTGGTGGATTATTCCCAGCCGGTCTACCTGATTGCCGATGCGGGCCAGCTACCCGAGGCGATCCGCGTGCTGCGCAGCATCGGCCTGGACGACGTGCGGGGCTACTTCGACGCCGCCAAAGTTCGGGAGGCGGGACTTGCCTCCGAGAGCTACCCCACCGCGAAGCCGGGCGAACTGGCGTCGCGCATCGAGTCCGGCGAGGTGAAGCTGTTGGATGTGCGTTCGGACGAGGAATGGAAGTCCAGCCGCATCGCGCAGGCCGAACACCACTTCCTGGGACGCTTGCCCGGCAATGTCGCAACGATCGAAAGCAGCCAGCCGGTCGTGACGCAGTGCCAGACGGGCGGCCGTTCGGCCATCGCGGCCAGCATCCTGCAGGCGGCCGGACTTTACGTCATCAACATGACCGGCGGCCTGGGCGCCTGGACCGCGGCTGGACTTTCGGTCGATTCGTCTCCCGCCTCGCCGACGTGCGACGCGGGTTCCCGACAATGCACTTGA
- a CDS encoding sulfite exporter TauE/SafE family protein, whose translation MFGLAVVGGCFVGFAMGLTGGGGGVFAVPFLIYGLAAAPREAVGISLASVGGTALAGVLPRLWRGEVELRTGLLFAVAGMLGAPLGSWLSMLLPETVLLMMFGCLMLVVAWRMWAKTRRPELATGVCATEGEAAEDRSACQRDEDGTLRLTSRCARLLVLVGLLTGLLSGMFGVGGGFVIVPALVLFSGMQIHRAVGTSLLVIFLVSISGVASYLATGQALAVETTLQFLVGGLSGVWLGGLAAKRLKGATLQKIFATAVMLVAVFVIFKTMVL comes from the coding sequence ATGTTCGGTCTAGCGGTGGTCGGCGGTTGCTTCGTCGGTTTTGCGATGGGATTGACGGGCGGAGGCGGCGGCGTCTTTGCGGTCCCGTTTCTGATTTACGGCCTGGCCGCGGCGCCGCGGGAGGCGGTGGGAATTTCCCTGGCGTCGGTGGGCGGCACGGCCCTGGCGGGCGTGTTGCCGCGGTTGTGGCGCGGCGAGGTTGAACTGCGGACGGGCTTGCTCTTTGCGGTCGCCGGGATGCTCGGGGCGCCGCTGGGTTCCTGGCTTTCCATGCTGCTTCCCGAAACAGTGTTGCTCATGATGTTCGGCTGTTTGATGCTGGTCGTGGCCTGGCGGATGTGGGCCAAGACGCGACGTCCGGAACTGGCGACCGGCGTTTGTGCGACCGAAGGCGAAGCCGCCGAAGATCGCTCGGCCTGCCAGCGGGACGAGGACGGAACGCTGCGACTAACGTCCCGCTGCGCCCGACTGCTGGTGCTGGTCGGTTTGTTGACGGGCCTTCTGTCCGGCATGTTCGGCGTGGGCGGCGGCTTCGTCATTGTTCCGGCCTTAGTGCTGTTCAGCGGCATGCAAATCCACAGGGCGGTGGGGACTTCGCTGCTGGTGATTTTTCTGGTCAGCATCAGCGGCGTCGCTTCGTATCTGGCGACCGGTCAAGCGTTGGCGGTGGAGACGACGCTGCAGTTTTTGGTCGGCGGTCTGTCCGGCGTCTGGCTGGGCGGCCTGGCGGCCAAAAGACTCAAGGGAGCGACGCTGCAGAAGATTTTCGCCACAGCGGTCATGCTCGTCGCCGTTTTTGTCATTTTCAAAACGATGGTTCTGTAA
- a CDS encoding rhodanese-like domain-containing protein: MQENSTISVQRFNERDGSASVEIIDVRTPLEFQEVHAAKARNIPLDALDPGSVMQSRNGSADEPLYLICRSGSRAAKAQQKFIDAGFTNVVNITGGTEAWVKAGLRVVRGKKVMSLERQVRIAAGSLVLAGALLGYFVHPYFIGIPAFVGAGLMFAGITDSCAMGMLIARMPWNQCQDGSCSV, translated from the coding sequence ATGCAAGAAAATTCAACCATCAGCGTGCAGCGATTTAATGAACGTGACGGAAGCGCCAGCGTCGAGATTATCGACGTGCGCACCCCGTTGGAGTTTCAGGAGGTCCACGCGGCGAAGGCTAGAAATATTCCCCTCGACGCCCTGGATCCGGGGTCGGTGATGCAATCCCGCAACGGATCGGCGGACGAGCCTCTGTATCTCATCTGCCGAAGCGGATCGCGCGCCGCCAAAGCCCAGCAGAAGTTTATCGACGCGGGTTTCACCAACGTCGTGAATATCACCGGCGGAACCGAGGCCTGGGTCAAAGCGGGGCTGCGGGTCGTGCGCGGCAAGAAGGTGATGTCGCTGGAGCGGCAGGTGCGGATCGCCGCCGGTTCTCTCGTGCTGGCCGGCGCTTTGCTGGGGTACTTCGTGCATCCGTACTTCATCGGAATCCCTGCTTTTGTCGGCGCTGGCCTGATGTTTGCAGGCATTACCGATAGTTGTGCGATGGGCATGCTGATTGCCCGGATGCCGTGGAATCAATGCCAGGATGGATCATGTTCGGTCTAG
- a CDS encoding ArsR/SmtB family transcription factor, whose product MAKKADKTEKPYGDLAAFAEAAECLKTLAHPVRLRFVQLLLHGRYTVGELAEDCGVPDNVASEHLRLMQRCGFFTSEREGRRVYYQVAEAHLADLMKCVESRFLTT is encoded by the coding sequence ATGGCTAAAAAAGCAGACAAGACGGAAAAGCCGTACGGCGACCTGGCCGCCTTTGCCGAGGCGGCGGAGTGCCTGAAAACGCTGGCGCATCCGGTGCGTTTGCGATTCGTCCAGTTGTTGTTGCATGGCCGGTATACGGTTGGCGAACTGGCGGAGGATTGCGGCGTTCCCGATAACGTGGCTTCGGAACATCTGCGTCTGATGCAACGATGTGGTTTTTTCACGAGTGAACGGGAAGGGCGCCGGGTCTACTACCAGGTCGCCGAAGCGCATCTGGCCGATCTGATGAAGTGCGTGGAGAGTCGGTTCCTGACTACGTGA
- a CDS encoding sialate O-acetylesterase family protein has protein sequence MNQLRRAGLLAALLLTICCHLLLAAESLAGESLKVHGVFRSNMVLQRDKPITVWGWAPVGSEVHVKLGEKSAASKAAGENGRWEVVFEPQPANVEGQTLSVKSGEQVIQMDNILIGDVWVMNGQSNMAFALKAVYEGPFEASMAHLPLLRHLRINAGAESEHLEVDLADPSINGTAEDKNWQVVTPEVALEMGAIGYFFGSRLQRSLQIPIGIIDNARGGASLESLVPRHKFADDPAAAEYLKWVDQRHAEFSTEKFLQAEMQRWQQAHNKWEAQIAADKAKGIKVNRRKPRKPDGSIRTWSVPGRSPSDAASCYNGMFGVFQGLNIKGVAFHQGFNNAMMNTSCKPKFYRTLMKLMVEGWREDFNDPHLPVAVIGFCAGGQAQTRLNFEEMGFSTAAYIRESQRLGLADLNDPQHTAFIPAYDQKIPQLHTKKKKELGLRTARWALNTVYGKDEIIWESAQLVSAVVDGDKIVLTFDKAVRPDDFGSEIEGFSLADQSGVFYLADAVAPPTKDKAMQNKQIVVSSPLVKQPLSVRYAWARSPMGNLKVNGFPWQPLHSFRTDDIDFAAEVTHSDPDGPAKNSEAIKALKSQASAALQTRVDARTD, from the coding sequence ATGAACCAACTTCGCCGTGCCGGGTTGCTGGCAGCGCTTCTGCTGACCATCTGCTGTCATTTACTGCTTGCCGCCGAGTCGCTCGCGGGTGAATCTCTCAAGGTGCACGGGGTCTTCCGTAGCAACATGGTGCTGCAGCGGGACAAGCCGATCACCGTCTGGGGCTGGGCGCCGGTTGGCAGCGAGGTGCATGTGAAGCTCGGCGAGAAGTCCGCCGCCAGCAAAGCAGCCGGCGAGAACGGTCGCTGGGAAGTGGTTTTCGAACCTCAGCCGGCTAACGTCGAAGGGCAAACCCTGAGCGTGAAATCCGGCGAACAGGTCATCCAGATGGACAACATTCTCATCGGGGATGTCTGGGTAATGAACGGCCAGAGCAACATGGCCTTCGCCCTCAAGGCCGTCTATGAGGGGCCGTTCGAGGCCTCCATGGCCCACCTGCCGCTGCTGCGTCACCTGCGGATTAACGCGGGGGCGGAATCGGAACACCTTGAAGTCGATCTGGCCGATCCGTCTATCAATGGAACCGCCGAAGACAAGAATTGGCAGGTCGTCACTCCCGAAGTGGCGTTGGAGATGGGCGCGATCGGTTATTTCTTTGGGTCGCGTCTCCAGCGGAGCCTGCAGATCCCGATTGGCATTATTGATAACGCTCGCGGCGGAGCTTCACTGGAAAGCCTGGTTCCTCGCCATAAATTTGCTGATGACCCTGCGGCGGCTGAATACCTGAAATGGGTCGATCAGCGTCACGCGGAATTCAGCACCGAAAAGTTCCTGCAGGCAGAGATGCAGCGCTGGCAGCAGGCCCACAACAAATGGGAAGCCCAGATTGCCGCCGACAAGGCCAAGGGGATCAAGGTCAACCGTCGAAAGCCGCGAAAGCCTGACGGCAGCATTCGAACCTGGTCGGTCCCCGGTCGCAGTCCCAGCGACGCGGCCTCTTGCTACAACGGTATGTTCGGCGTTTTCCAGGGGCTGAACATCAAGGGGGTCGCTTTTCATCAGGGCTTTAACAACGCCATGATGAACACCAGCTGCAAGCCGAAATTCTATCGCACGCTCATGAAGCTGATGGTCGAAGGATGGCGCGAGGATTTTAACGATCCTCACCTGCCTGTCGCGGTCATCGGGTTTTGCGCCGGCGGCCAGGCGCAAACGCGCTTGAATTTTGAAGAAATGGGATTCTCAACCGCTGCCTACATTCGCGAGTCGCAGCGACTGGGCCTGGCCGATCTGAATGACCCGCAGCATACGGCCTTTATTCCTGCGTACGATCAGAAAATTCCGCAACTGCACACCAAAAAGAAAAAGGAACTGGGGCTCCGCACGGCGCGCTGGGCCTTGAATACGGTCTACGGCAAAGACGAGATCATCTGGGAGTCGGCCCAGCTGGTGTCGGCCGTCGTCGATGGCGACAAGATCGTTCTGACCTTTGACAAGGCCGTGCGTCCCGATGACTTCGGCTCCGAGATCGAGGGATTTTCCCTTGCCGACCAGTCCGGCGTTTTCTACCTGGCCGACGCCGTCGCCCCTCCGACCAAAGACAAGGCGATGCAGAACAAGCAGATTGTGGTTTCCAGCCCCCTGGTGAAACAGCCCCTGTCGGTGCGTTACGCCTGGGCGCGGTCGCCGATGGGGAACCTGAAAGTAAATGGCTTCCCGTGGCAACCGCTGCACAGCTTTCGCACTGATGACATCGACTTCGCCGCCGAAGTCACCCATAGCGATCCCGACGGCCCCGCCAAGAACTCCGAAGCCATCAAGGCCCTGAAAAGCCAGGCCAGCGCCGCGCTGCAAACGCGGGTGGATGCGCGAACGGATTAG